A region from the Drosophila mauritiana strain mau12 chromosome 2L, ASM438214v1, whole genome shotgun sequence genome encodes:
- the LOC117150368 gene encoding uncharacterized protein LOC117150368 → MAGSPGVKDKLNLIVGGDICEVYRDGFNCGSFGFWCGLVGLAVFLIFLAYFHINRERIDPTP, encoded by the coding sequence ATGGCTGGATCACCTGGCGTCAAGGATAAACTGAATCTGATTGTTGGCGGGGACATTTGCGAGGTATACCGGGATGGCTTCAATTGCGGATCCTTTGGCTTCTGGTGCGGACTCGTCGGATTGGCCGTTTTCCTAATTTTTCTCGCCTACTTTCATATAAATCGGGAGCGAATAGATCCGACGCCATAA
- the LOC117135340 gene encoding probable serine/threonine-protein kinase cdc7 has translation MSCVTKESPPTSNSNGKSNSNSNSSYNNNSNSKSGSCHTQATKTTTTVRDRNGGEITWRATSGNCGLMNIPQ, from the coding sequence ATGTCATGTGTAACTAAGGAGTCGCCACCAACCAGCAATAGCAATGGCAAAagcaatagcaatagcaatagcagctacaacaataacagcaacagcaaaagtGGTTCCTGCCACACacaagcaacaaaaacaacaacaacggtaAGAGACCGGAATGGAGGGGAAATCACCTGGAGAGCAACAAGCGGAAACTGCGGTCTGATGAATATCCCGCAGTGA